One window from the genome of Phycisphaerales bacterium encodes:
- the glgP gene encoding alpha-glucan family phosphorylase — MPASRNTHLGIDPSVAYFTMEIAINDTIPTYSGGLGVLAGDTVRSACNLKVPLVGVSLLHRGGYFKQTLDKDGTQHDEPISWRPEKHLTRLPNEISVKLDGRTVRVGAWKTVIRDKYHGFETPVIFLDTDLPQNRKDHRAITNRLYGGDDELRLRQEAILGIGGVRMLEALGCRDLKVYHMNEGHASLLVPELVRHVSRHTHRKADDPGVLAEVQERCVFTTHTPVPAGHDRFPMEMVHSILDPEIVALLHPEPEGAMHEAPMDANPSAATDATQRPPEPVAQAVASHEAPVPSYALPAGVPMVERASRRYGGGGAAVAEPPPPPEGTLNMTLTGFWGSGRINAVARRHAEVSRRMFGRDDIQSVTNGIHARTWVCGDMAKLFDKHMPAWREDNSELRFAVDLERKALLKAHLRAKVALIDRVNELTDADFDLDTFTIGFGRRATAYKRLTLLLRNPKKFDEIAEKHDGIQVVLAGKAHPKDEPGQAMIVDTLRKAKRLKHARVVYLPNYNMALCGLMTAGSDIWLNTPRPPLEASGTSGMKAAINGVPNFSTLDGWWLEGCIEGLTGWAIGKDDFGPDRKRKAPTTNTQDRNHAQDIYEKLDTVILPTFEDRTKWAHIMAHSIAINGSHFTTQRMVREYVAGLYFV, encoded by the coding sequence ATGCCCGCCAGCCGCAACACCCACCTCGGCATCGATCCCAGCGTGGCCTACTTCACGATGGAGATCGCCATCAACGACACCATCCCGACGTATTCGGGCGGGCTGGGCGTGCTGGCCGGCGACACCGTGCGCTCGGCGTGCAACCTGAAGGTGCCCCTGGTGGGCGTCTCCCTGCTGCACCGCGGCGGCTACTTCAAGCAAACGCTCGACAAGGACGGCACGCAGCACGACGAGCCCATCTCGTGGCGGCCCGAGAAGCACCTGACGAGGCTGCCCAACGAGATCAGCGTCAAGCTCGACGGTCGCACGGTACGCGTCGGCGCGTGGAAGACGGTCATCCGCGACAAGTACCACGGCTTCGAGACGCCCGTGATCTTCCTCGACACCGACCTGCCCCAGAACCGCAAGGACCACCGCGCGATCACCAATCGCCTCTATGGCGGTGACGACGAGTTGCGTTTGCGCCAGGAGGCCATCCTGGGCATCGGCGGCGTCCGCATGCTCGAGGCGCTGGGCTGTCGAGACCTGAAGGTCTACCACATGAACGAGGGCCACGCGAGCCTGCTCGTCCCCGAGCTGGTACGCCACGTCTCGCGGCATACCCACCGCAAGGCGGACGACCCGGGCGTGCTGGCCGAGGTGCAAGAGCGGTGCGTGTTCACCACGCACACGCCCGTGCCGGCCGGCCACGACCGCTTCCCGATGGAGATGGTGCACAGCATCCTCGACCCCGAGATCGTCGCGCTGCTGCACCCCGAGCCCGAGGGCGCCATGCACGAGGCGCCGATGGACGCCAACCCCAGCGCGGCGACCGATGCCACGCAGCGCCCACCCGAGCCAGTCGCCCAGGCCGTGGCGTCGCACGAAGCCCCGGTGCCCTCGTACGCCCTGCCCGCGGGCGTGCCGATGGTCGAGCGGGCCAGCCGCCGTTACGGCGGTGGCGGCGCGGCCGTTGCCGAGCCCCCGCCGCCGCCCGAGGGCACGCTGAACATGACGCTCACGGGCTTCTGGGGCAGCGGCCGCATCAACGCCGTCGCCCGCCGCCACGCCGAGGTCTCGCGTCGCATGTTCGGCCGCGACGACATCCAGTCGGTCACCAACGGCATCCACGCCCGCACCTGGGTGTGTGGCGACATGGCCAAGCTCTTCGACAAGCACATGCCAGCCTGGCGCGAGGACAACAGCGAGCTGCGGTTTGCCGTCGACCTCGAACGAAAGGCGTTGCTCAAGGCCCATCTTCGCGCGAAGGTCGCGCTCATCGACCGCGTGAACGAGCTAACCGACGCCGACTTCGATCTGGACACCTTCACCATCGGCTTCGGCCGCCGCGCGACCGCGTACAAGCGTCTGACGCTGCTGCTGCGCAACCCCAAGAAGTTCGACGAGATCGCCGAGAAGCACGACGGCATCCAGGTCGTGCTCGCGGGCAAGGCCCACCCCAAGGACGAGCCGGGCCAGGCCATGATCGTCGACACGCTGCGCAAGGCCAAGCGGCTCAAGCACGCCCGCGTGGTGTACCTGCCCAACTACAACATGGCGCTCTGCGGGCTGATGACCGCCGGCAGCGACATCTGGCTCAACACGCCCCGCCCGCCTTTGGAGGCCAGCGGAACGAGCGGCATGAAGGCCGCGATCAACGGCGTCCCGAACTTCAGCACGCTCGACGGCTGGTGGCTCGAGGGCTGCATCGAAGGGCTCACGGGATGGGCCATCGGCAAGGACGACTTCGGTCCCGACCGGAAGCGCAAGGCCCCCACCACCAACACGCAGGACCGCAACCACGCCCAGGACATCTACGAGAAGCTCGACACGGTCATCCTGCCAACGTTCGAGGACCGCACCAAGTGGGCCCACATCATGGCGCACTCGATCGCGATCAACGGATCGCACTTTACGACCCAGCGCATGGTGCGTGAGTACGTGGCCGGGCTGTACTTCGTGTAG
- a CDS encoding ferredoxin family protein, giving the protein MPHVIAEPCIGTKDTSCVEVCPVDCIHPGKDEGDYEQATQLFIDPDTCIDCGLCVDECPVQAIFPEEDLPEQWNKYVELNLDYYKDK; this is encoded by the coding sequence ATGCCCCACGTGATCGCCGAACCCTGCATCGGGACGAAGGACACCTCGTGCGTGGAGGTCTGCCCGGTCGATTGCATCCATCCGGGCAAGGACGAGGGCGACTACGAGCAGGCCACCCAGCTCTTCATCGATCCGGACACGTGCATCGATTGCGGGCTGTGCGTCGACGAGTGCCCGGTCCAGGCGATCTTTCCCGAGGAAGACCTGCCAGAGCAGTGGAACAAGTACGTCGAGCTGAACCTGGATTACTACAAGGACAAGTAG
- a CDS encoding HU family DNA-binding protein, translating into MASKGSANAGADKNVTKKHLVDEITRRTKLSRHDVQAVVQGVLDQMIEAVGNGQRIEIRDFGVFEVKERAARTAQNPKTLEPVPVPPKLAVRFKPGRLMKAALEAKPAITHDESSHDQATRPSEEHIERRPEAPLVEVRREERVPAGVGRD; encoded by the coding sequence ATGGCTTCCAAAGGCAGCGCGAACGCCGGCGCCGACAAGAACGTCACCAAAAAGCACCTTGTCGACGAGATCACCCGTCGCACGAAGCTGTCGCGGCACGACGTACAGGCCGTCGTGCAGGGCGTGCTGGACCAGATGATCGAGGCCGTCGGCAACGGCCAGCGGATCGAGATCCGCGACTTCGGGGTGTTCGAGGTGAAGGAGCGGGCCGCCCGCACCGCCCAGAATCCAAAAACGCTCGAGCCCGTCCCGGTGCCTCCGAAGCTGGCCGTCCGCTTCAAGCCGGGCCGCTTGATGAAGGCCGCGTTGGAGGCGAAGCCTGCCATCACCCATGACGAGTCGTCCCACGATCAGGCGACGCGACCGTCGGAAGAGCACATCGAGCGACGGCCCGAGGCGCCGCTGGTCGAGGTCCGGCGCGAAGAGCGCGTGCCGGCCGGCGTGGGACGGGACTGA
- a CDS encoding TIGR00730 family Rossman fold protein, translating into MAQHMDERMNEGTSGGSGRTKFGPFPDSQPDRGHDSWRVLRIMSEFVEGFDALERLPPAVTVFGSARTKPDDPMYLAARRMGRVLAESGLAVVTGGGPGIMEAANRGAFEAGGRSVGMNIALPMEQAPNAYQTDELSFEYFFVRKVMLVKYARAFVIFPGGFGTLDEFFEAMTLMQTLKIEPFPLVLFGSDFWAEPVAWIRESMCNKFRTISEADLSLFHVVDDVDAAMALIKPAIEGTYETSLPGVIGPAARESGEGTRRGVHPRRGGSAAAGGPGGYRSRSPRRFDAD; encoded by the coding sequence ATGGCCCAGCATATGGATGAACGCATGAACGAAGGAACGAGCGGCGGAAGCGGCCGCACGAAGTTCGGGCCCTTTCCCGACTCGCAGCCCGACCGTGGGCACGACTCGTGGCGGGTGCTCCGCATCATGAGCGAGTTCGTCGAGGGCTTCGATGCGCTCGAGCGATTGCCGCCGGCGGTCACCGTCTTCGGCTCGGCCCGCACGAAGCCCGACGACCCGATGTACCTGGCGGCACGGCGGATGGGCCGCGTGCTGGCAGAATCGGGCCTGGCTGTCGTGACCGGCGGCGGGCCGGGCATCATGGAGGCCGCCAACCGAGGTGCCTTCGAGGCGGGCGGCCGGTCCGTGGGCATGAACATCGCCCTGCCCATGGAGCAGGCTCCCAACGCCTACCAGACCGACGAGTTGTCCTTCGAGTACTTCTTCGTGCGGAAGGTCATGCTGGTGAAGTACGCCCGGGCGTTCGTGATCTTCCCGGGCGGGTTCGGCACGCTCGACGAGTTCTTCGAGGCCATGACGCTCATGCAGACGCTGAAGATCGAGCCGTTCCCGCTGGTCTTGTTCGGGTCGGACTTCTGGGCCGAGCCGGTGGCGTGGATCCGGGAGAGCATGTGTAACAAGTTCCGAACAATCTCTGAAGCCGACCTGTCGCTCTTTCATGTTGTCGACGACGTTGATGCCGCGATGGCGCTCATAAAGCCGGCGATCGAAGGAACGTACGAGACCTCGTTGCCGGGTGTCATCGGACCTGCAGCGCGCGAAAGCGGCGAGGGAACCCGTCGTGGCGTGCATCCCAGGCGTGGTGGATCGGCCGCCGCTGGTGGGCCCGGAGGCTACCGTTCGCGGTCACCGCGTCGATTCGATGCAGACTGA
- a CDS encoding folylpolyglutamate synthase/dihydrofolate synthase family protein, whose product MPGSSAPEGQKQAPPPPPTRDWTIDAALAWLNAKVNFERQPNRDLAVRVLKLDRMRALSAALGDPHLAVPAIHVAGSKGKGSITRMAASILTAAGLRTGAFTSPHLIAPNERLAIDRAPVSDADLATALWRVSQAEAGLPDAVIDRFGTPTYFEAITAAAFDHFARCSCDAAVLEVGLGGRLDSTNIVHPAACVLASIELEHTEILGDTLPLIAREKAGILKPGVPAICTPNPPEVLEVFRAQAAEIGAPLRVLGDDLPFEHRLDEGHTVVKVAIDGRMSSELRCPLPGAHQAANAAAAVAACVQMLGDRLKDAAITEGLARTPRDGRMELVSTSPTVIIDGAHTPASLRATLAALPRHAGRLVVVFGCAKDKDAAGMLALVRHANASVIFTEAGPRSKPASELATLLGEPCEVIADVASALAAAKSLAERDGLVLCCGSFMIAGAIKALA is encoded by the coding sequence ATGCCCGGATCATCGGCCCCCGAGGGCCAGAAGCAAGCACCCCCACCCCCGCCAACGCGAGATTGGACCATCGACGCCGCGCTCGCGTGGCTCAACGCCAAGGTCAACTTCGAACGCCAGCCCAACCGCGACCTGGCCGTCCGGGTGCTGAAGCTCGACCGCATGCGGGCCCTCTCCGCGGCGCTGGGCGATCCGCACCTGGCCGTGCCGGCCATCCACGTGGCCGGCAGCAAGGGCAAGGGCAGCATCACGCGCATGGCCGCGAGCATCCTGACCGCCGCCGGCCTGCGCACCGGCGCGTTCACCAGCCCGCACCTGATCGCTCCGAACGAGCGCCTCGCGATCGATCGTGCCCCGGTCTCCGACGCCGACCTGGCGACCGCCCTCTGGCGCGTGTCGCAGGCCGAGGCTGGCCTGCCGGACGCGGTCATCGACCGCTTCGGCACGCCGACGTACTTCGAGGCCATCACCGCCGCCGCGTTCGATCACTTCGCGCGCTGCAGTTGCGACGCGGCCGTGCTCGAGGTCGGCCTGGGCGGCCGGCTCGACTCGACCAACATCGTGCACCCCGCCGCGTGCGTCCTGGCCTCGATCGAACTGGAACACACCGAGATCCTGGGCGACACGCTCCCGCTGATCGCACGCGAGAAGGCCGGCATCCTCAAGCCCGGCGTCCCGGCCATCTGCACGCCAAACCCGCCCGAGGTACTCGAGGTGTTCCGTGCCCAGGCCGCCGAGATCGGCGCCCCGCTGCGCGTGCTTGGCGACGACCTGCCGTTCGAGCACCGCCTCGACGAGGGCCACACCGTCGTCAAGGTTGCGATCGATGGACGAATGAGCTCGGAGCTGCGATGCCCGCTGCCCGGCGCGCACCAAGCCGCAAATGCAGCAGCCGCCGTCGCCGCATGCGTGCAGATGCTCGGCGATCGACTCAAGGACGCCGCGATCACCGAGGGCCTCGCCCGCACGCCCAGGGACGGCCGCATGGAACTGGTGTCCACGTCTCCAACCGTCATCATCGACGGCGCCCATACACCCGCCTCGCTCCGCGCGACGCTGGCTGCCTTACCGCGGCACGCCGGCCGGTTGGTCGTGGTGTTCGGATGTGCCAAGGACAAGGACGCCGCGGGCATGCTGGCGCTCGTGCGTCACGCGAACGCCAGCGTGATCTTCACGGAAGCGGGGCCGCGGTCGAAGCCGGCTTCGGAGCTCGCGACGCTCTTGGGCGAGCCGTGCGAGGTGATCGCTGACGTGGCCAGTGCCCTGGCGGCCGCGAAGTCGCTCGCGGAACGCGATGGCCTGGTCCTGTGCTGCGGCTCGTTCATGATCGCCGGTGCGATCAAGGCGCTGGCCTGA
- the asnS gene encoding asparagine--tRNA ligase translates to MTWMRVKDALAADEGSKVTLKGWVRTRRDSKAGLSFIQLHDGSCFDPIQVVAKTDLPNYEGEVLHLTTGCAIEVDGELVASQGKGQRVEVVPSAVRVVGMVEDPDTYPASAKRHSFEYLREVAHLRPRTNTFGAMARVRHRLAYAIHTYFENNGFYWVHTPIITTSDAEGAGHLFRVSTLDAVNPPMAEHGRGVDWHQDFFGKQSFLTVSGQLNVETYCCALSRVYTFGPTFRAENSNTSRHLAEFWMIEPEIAFADLTDNAKLAEGLLKYVFDDLLTHCADDAAFFDERIEKGLIDRLKHVIASPFRTLPYTEAVEILQKSGKKFEYPVEWGSDLQSEHERYLTEEKFNQPVVVVDYPKDIKAFYMRRNDDGKTVAAMDVLVPGVGELIGGSQREERLDVLDERIDEMGLPKDEYGWYRDLRKYGTVPHAGFGLGFERLVMYCTGLQNIRDAIPFPRAPGQAAF, encoded by the coding sequence ATGACGTGGATGCGCGTGAAGGACGCCCTGGCGGCCGACGAGGGCTCGAAGGTGACGCTCAAGGGCTGGGTCCGCACCCGCCGGGACTCGAAGGCCGGCCTGAGCTTCATCCAGCTGCACGATGGGTCGTGCTTCGACCCCATCCAGGTCGTCGCCAAGACCGACCTGCCCAACTACGAGGGCGAGGTACTGCACCTGACCACCGGGTGCGCCATCGAGGTCGACGGCGAGCTCGTCGCGAGCCAGGGTAAGGGCCAGCGCGTCGAGGTCGTCCCGAGCGCCGTCCGCGTCGTCGGCATGGTCGAGGACCCAGACACCTACCCCGCCAGCGCGAAGCGTCACAGCTTCGAGTACCTCCGTGAAGTCGCGCACCTGCGGCCAAGGACCAACACCTTTGGTGCGATGGCGCGCGTGCGGCATCGCCTGGCCTACGCCATCCACACGTACTTCGAGAACAACGGCTTCTACTGGGTTCATACGCCCATCATCACGACGAGTGATGCCGAAGGCGCCGGCCACCTGTTCCGCGTCAGCACGCTCGACGCCGTGAACCCGCCCATGGCCGAGCACGGCCGCGGCGTCGACTGGCACCAGGACTTCTTCGGCAAGCAGTCGTTTCTGACCGTGTCGGGCCAGCTCAACGTCGAGACCTATTGCTGTGCGCTCAGCCGCGTGTACACCTTTGGCCCGACGTTCCGCGCCGAGAACAGCAACACGAGCCGGCACCTAGCCGAGTTCTGGATGATCGAGCCCGAGATCGCGTTTGCGGACCTCACCGACAACGCCAAGCTGGCCGAGGGGTTGCTCAAGTACGTGTTCGACGACCTGCTGACGCACTGCGCCGACGATGCGGCGTTCTTCGACGAACGCATCGAGAAGGGCCTGATCGATCGGCTCAAGCACGTGATCGCCTCGCCCTTCCGCACGCTGCCGTATACCGAGGCGGTCGAGATCCTGCAGAAGAGCGGCAAGAAGTTCGAGTACCCCGTCGAGTGGGGCAGCGACCTGCAGAGCGAGCACGAGCGCTACCTGACCGAGGAGAAGTTCAACCAGCCGGTGGTGGTGGTGGACTATCCCAAGGACATCAAGGCCTTCTACATGCGCCGCAACGACGACGGCAAGACTGTGGCGGCCATGGACGTGCTGGTGCCCGGCGTGGGCGAACTGATCGGTGGAAGCCAGCGCGAGGAACGCCTCGACGTGCTCGACGAGCGCATCGACGAGATGGGCCTGCCCAAGGACGAGTACGGCTGGTACCGCGACCTGCGTAAGTACGGCACCGTGCCCCACGCGGGCTTCGGCCTGGGCTTCGAGCGGCTGGTGATGTACTGCACGGGCCTGCAGAACATCCGCGACGCGATCCCCTTCCCGCGTGCACCCGGGCAGGCGGCCTTCTAG
- a CDS encoding sulfur transferase domain-containing protein — MMKLRRAVLASAGIAGLTLLGGCACQNCATSEPAVTPEAAQAEPIEVHQWDRWRIAGQPAPDDYERQAKAGTALVVNLRTQPELDRLDFDPRAEVEARGMRYAWIPMGGDEGYDTEQVAAFTRAIEGIDGPIMIHCASGGRARHLWAAYLVEEQSVPLDEAMLRMEEVGGQPTLMERFLGHRLHYTIGAPLPPAEDDAGS; from the coding sequence ATGATGAAGCTACGAAGAGCCGTCCTCGCGTCCGCGGGCATCGCCGGTCTCACCCTGCTCGGCGGGTGCGCGTGCCAGAACTGCGCAACCAGCGAGCCGGCGGTGACGCCGGAGGCGGCGCAGGCCGAACCCATCGAAGTGCACCAGTGGGACCGTTGGCGCATCGCCGGCCAACCAGCACCCGACGACTACGAACGACAAGCCAAGGCCGGTACCGCATTGGTCGTCAACTTGCGCACGCAGCCCGAGCTCGATCGCCTCGACTTCGACCCACGCGCCGAGGTCGAGGCCCGCGGCATGCGCTACGCCTGGATCCCGATGGGCGGCGACGAGGGGTACGACACCGAGCAGGTCGCCGCGTTCACGCGGGCCATCGAAGGCATCGACGGGCCGATCATGATCCATTGTGCGTCGGGCGGCCGGGCGCGGCACCTCTGGGCGGCGTACCTCGTCGAGGAGCAGAGCGTCCCGCTCGACGAAGCCATGCTGCGGATGGAAGAGGTCGGTGGCCAGCCGACGCTCATGGAACGCTTCCTGGGCCATCGCTTGCACTACACCATCGGCGCGCCGTTGCCCCCGGCCGAGGACGACGCCGGCTCATGA
- a CDS encoding (2Fe-2S)-binding protein, with amino-acid sequence MMGPDDDVCLCFHVPLGKVRAFVRREDPPVASLISECLGAGTGCGWCIPVLKQLHRQHAAGEAMEVRVDPELYASGRRSYRKTGARPDEVGGPSATGSDASDPA; translated from the coding sequence ATGATGGGCCCCGACGACGACGTCTGCCTGTGCTTCCACGTCCCGCTTGGCAAGGTGCGGGCCTTCGTTCGACGAGAAGACCCACCGGTCGCTTCGCTCATCAGCGAGTGCCTGGGTGCGGGCACGGGCTGCGGCTGGTGCATCCCGGTGCTCAAGCAACTTCACCGCCAGCACGCCGCGGGCGAAGCAATGGAGGTCCGTGTCGATCCCGAGCTCTATGCCAGCGGGCGCCGGAGCTACCGCAAGACCGGGGCGCGGCCGGACGAAGTCGGAGGACCCTCCGCGACGGGATCCGATGCGTCAGATCCTGCGTAG
- a CDS encoding DNA-directed RNA polymerase subunit alpha C-terminal domain-containing protein — MSSSSSPSALDMVIGSGGDSAQAGRLLEEARQQAAAGDRMDAIETLRKAVQADAGHDEAAFQLAYHLDLAGEEDEAISLYERLCDKTPAPVNALLNLAVLYEDRGEFSRAERCLRQVLDTDPNHPRARLYMKDVIASRDEGVVEDAESDHLKRRQEMETAVTDFDLSVRTRTALKRMNIRTLGDLLRTTEAELMSYKNFGDSSLDEIKKMLAGKNMALGQGVDDGHRSGRRTALDRFRGTSQEAMLNKPVTDLALSVRARRALQLLNIQSLGDLVSHTEAELMGVKNFGATSLTEVKERLGEIGMTLRTIDE, encoded by the coding sequence TTGAGTTCCAGTTCGTCGCCGAGCGCTCTCGACATGGTCATCGGTTCTGGTGGGGATTCGGCCCAGGCGGGCCGGCTGCTCGAGGAGGCACGCCAGCAGGCCGCCGCGGGCGACCGCATGGACGCCATCGAGACGCTCCGCAAGGCCGTCCAGGCCGACGCCGGGCACGACGAGGCGGCCTTCCAGCTGGCCTACCACCTCGATCTGGCCGGCGAGGAAGACGAGGCCATCAGCCTCTACGAGCGGCTGTGCGACAAGACGCCGGCCCCGGTCAACGCCCTGCTGAACCTGGCCGTGCTCTACGAAGACCGCGGCGAGTTCTCTCGGGCCGAGCGGTGCCTGCGCCAGGTGCTGGATACCGACCCGAACCACCCCCGGGCCCGGCTCTACATGAAGGACGTCATCGCCAGCCGTGACGAGGGCGTGGTCGAGGACGCCGAGAGCGACCACCTCAAGCGTCGCCAGGAGATGGAGACGGCCGTCACCGACTTCGACCTGTCCGTGCGCACGCGTACGGCCCTGAAGCGGATGAACATCCGCACGCTGGGCGACCTTCTGCGAACGACCGAAGCCGAGCTGATGAGCTACAAGAACTTCGGCGACTCGAGCCTGGACGAGATCAAGAAGATGCTCGCCGGCAAGAACATGGCGCTGGGCCAGGGCGTCGACGACGGCCACCGCTCGGGACGCCGGACCGCGCTCGATCGCTTCCGCGGCACCAGCCAGGAGGCCATGCTCAACAAGCCCGTGACCGACCTGGCCCTGAGCGTGCGTGCCCGCCGGGCGCTGCAGTTGCTCAACATCCAGAGCCTGGGCGACCTCGTGAGCCACACCGAGGCCGAGCTCATGGGCGTGAAGAACTTCGGCGCCACCTCGCTCACCGAGGTGAAGGAGCGGCTCGGCGAGATCGGCATGACGCTCCGAACTATCGATGAGTAA
- a CDS encoding MATE family efflux transporter, protein MSLPGAPEEQREFMRHPLLDMLFIAAPSIVQMVSYSAMQFVDTIMVTRWGDDPIYVSALGNGGMLAWIPISLVIGMAGVVSSFVSQNLGAGTPRIGARYVWAQMWISVCAAALLLGLVPLLPTVYGALGHAPELVALESRYAGIVIMGAIFPMAARTVAQYFFGMHKPVIPMVAALAGNAVNIVGNWVLIFGLLGFPELGLTGAAIATVMGGAIEFIVPMIIFLLPHWHNQFDTRTLWRPNWKPIKEILRIGTPAGLMFVNEMICFGYLLVGLAGRFGEVQQAAGWIALRYMSLSFMPTVGLSIAITAIVGRLIGMGRLDLAEKRAWLGMALGVGYMGTCATCFILFRHELMALFVTADMAEESAAELIRVGSMILIAAAVFQVFDAVAVTTTGALRGAGDTLVPSVLTIGLSWLLIVGGGHLAVEFVPQWGALGPWIFASAYIVVLGICLLVRFRMGAWKRMKLSGDQITV, encoded by the coding sequence ATGTCGCTGCCAGGCGCCCCAGAAGAGCAACGCGAGTTCATGCGGCACCCGCTGCTGGACATGCTGTTCATTGCCGCGCCGAGCATCGTGCAGATGGTCAGCTACTCGGCGATGCAGTTCGTCGACACGATCATGGTGACGCGCTGGGGAGACGACCCGATCTACGTCAGCGCCCTGGGCAACGGCGGCATGCTCGCCTGGATCCCTATCTCGCTGGTCATCGGCATGGCCGGCGTGGTCTCGAGCTTCGTCTCGCAGAACCTGGGCGCGGGCACGCCGCGCATCGGGGCGCGGTACGTGTGGGCGCAAATGTGGATCTCGGTGTGCGCCGCGGCGTTGCTGCTGGGCCTGGTGCCGCTGCTGCCGACGGTGTACGGCGCGTTGGGGCACGCACCCGAGCTCGTAGCGCTCGAGAGCCGATACGCCGGCATCGTCATCATGGGCGCCATCTTCCCGATGGCTGCGCGCACGGTGGCGCAGTACTTCTTCGGCATGCACAAGCCGGTGATCCCCATGGTCGCCGCCCTCGCGGGCAACGCGGTGAACATCGTGGGAAATTGGGTGCTCATCTTCGGCTTGCTCGGCTTCCCCGAGCTTGGTCTCACGGGCGCGGCCATCGCCACGGTGATGGGCGGCGCGATCGAATTCATCGTGCCGATGATCATCTTCCTGCTGCCGCACTGGCACAACCAGTTCGACACGCGCACGCTCTGGCGGCCCAACTGGAAGCCCATCAAGGAGATCCTCCGCATCGGCACGCCGGCGGGGCTGATGTTTGTCAACGAGATGATCTGCTTCGGTTATCTCCTGGTGGGCCTGGCCGGTCGCTTCGGCGAGGTTCAGCAGGCGGCGGGGTGGATCGCGCTGCGGTACATGAGCCTCTCGTTCATGCCGACCGTGGGGCTGTCGATCGCCATCACCGCCATCGTGGGCCGGCTCATCGGCATGGGCCGGCTCGACCTGGCCGAGAAGCGGGCGTGGCTCGGCATGGCCCTGGGCGTGGGCTACATGGGCACGTGCGCGACCTGCTTCATCCTGTTCCGCCACGAGCTCATGGCGCTGTTCGTGACGGCCGACATGGCCGAGGAGAGCGCCGCCGAGCTCATCCGCGTGGGCTCGATGATCCTGATCGCCGCGGCGGTCTTCCAGGTGTTCGACGCGGTGGCGGTCACGACGACCGGGGCCCTGCGCGGCGCGGGCGACACCCTGGTGCCCAGCGTGCTGACCATCGGCCTGTCGTGGCTGCTGATCGTCGGCGGGGGGCACCTGGCGGTCGAGTTCGTGCCCCAGTGGGGCGCCCTGGGCCCCTGGATCTTCGCGTCGGCCTACATCGTGGTGCTGGGAATCTGTCTGCTGGTGCGTTTCCGGATGGGGGCGTGGAAGCGGATGAAGCTGTCGGGCGACCAGATCACGGTCTGA
- the pdxA gene encoding 4-hydroxythreonine-4-phosphate dehydrogenase PdxA, with amino-acid sequence MDQPLSRPCIAVSMGDPGSIAPEVLCAALRGGAGEAARVVIYGPARALGRHDWPVVDSIDAVDPAEPVTVCQLGDRDDGLPFAHEPDARNGAISHAQVLHAIDSTALPEDHPARAHAICTGPISKAAWVMAGLGAHLGHTELLAERLATGRHAMAFVSRPLLVALVTAHVPLRAVPEAITTPRVLDVIELAANLCRDLGIESPRVAVAGVNPHAGEGGSLGSEDLEIVAPAITEAQGRGVDVTGPLPGDTVFRDARRPGGVFDIVVAMYHDQALAPLKLVAFDEAVNITLGLAVPRTSPDHGTAFGIAGRGVADAGSMAAALRLAAKLAAARATSPP; translated from the coding sequence ATGGATCAGCCGCTGTCACGTCCTTGCATCGCGGTCTCGATGGGCGATCCGGGCAGCATCGCGCCGGAAGTGCTCTGCGCCGCACTCCGGGGTGGCGCGGGCGAGGCGGCTCGCGTGGTCATCTACGGCCCTGCCCGAGCCCTGGGACGACACGACTGGCCGGTGGTCGACTCGATCGACGCGGTCGATCCGGCCGAGCCCGTCACGGTGTGCCAGCTCGGCGATCGCGACGACGGCCTGCCCTTCGCCCACGAGCCGGACGCCCGTAACGGGGCCATCAGCCACGCCCAGGTGCTGCACGCCATCGACTCGACGGCCCTGCCCGAGGATCATCCGGCCCGCGCCCACGCCATCTGTACCGGCCCCATCAGCAAGGCGGCCTGGGTGATGGCCGGTCTCGGCGCCCACCTGGGGCACACCGAACTGCTGGCCGAGCGGCTGGCGACGGGCCGGCACGCGATGGCGTTCGTCAGCCGGCCGCTGCTGGTGGCCCTCGTCACGGCGCACGTGCCCCTGCGTGCCGTGCCCGAGGCTATTACGACACCGAGGGTACTCGACGTCATCGAGCTGGCCGCGAATCTTTGCCGGGATCTGGGCATCGAGTCGCCCCGTGTGGCCGTCGCGGGCGTGAATCCTCATGCCGGCGAGGGCGGATCGCTGGGCAGCGAAGACCTGGAGATCGTGGCTCCGGCGATCACCGAGGCGCAGGGCCGGGGCGTTGACGTCACCGGCCCGCTGCCGGGCGACACGGTCTTCCGCGATGCCCGCCGGCCGGGCGGCGTTTTCGACATCGTGGTGGCGATGTACCACGATCAGGCCCTCGCGCCGCTGAAATTGGTGGCCTTCGACGAGGCGGTGAACATAACCTTGGGGCTCGCCGTGCCGCGAACCAGCCCAGACCACGGAACCGCGTTCGGCATCGCCGGGCGGGGCGTGGCCGACGCCGGCTCGATGGCCGCGGCCCTGCGTCTGGCGGCGAAGCTCGCGGCCGCACGCGCCACCTCCCCCCCGTAG